The genome window AATGATCTTGCTCTCTACTTTTATGTTTACtgcaaaacaaatcaacaaaaaaaatgtgctatttttaaaaagatgaagacCCTGTTGACTCTTATAATAAGAGGGATATTTTTCAAGCCAAAAAACTATCccctattaaaattattatataactaAAATGATTGGGTGTTAAACTTTTGACAGTGTTTCCATTCTCCTTCAATATTTGTTTTCCGTCACTACTGAAAAACATACTATGGCCTGCCAGTTAGAAACTAGCAGTCTGGAAACTTCAAGAATAAAGTTCAgttcttcaatatttttaacttatttttttgttattttaaggaaagaaaaagaagagtaggAAAAAGTAAGAATGTTCTTAAGGCCAAGTTTCAAAATGACTGCAGTTTGTACACCCTGGGTGAGAAGAGTTGGTATGGTTTGGGCCATAACTCcgttatagaaataaaaagcatatgaaaTTACAAATAccagttataaataaaaataaaaaaaaacacaagtaaaaTCCACCATTTACCTAATGAATAccaagaaaaacaattatctATGATACTTAATATTCCTATTATTTATTTGACTCTATGATGATCAATTTTACATGACTAATGCAACACCCGATAAGGTCATACCTGAGATAACTCTTACCACTGCTAACAGTATCCATGGAAACATTACTTTGAAAGACTTATACACATTGTTATTTCATAAAAACTAGTCCTTCCTCCCCCCCTTCTCTCCCAATGTTAAACCACTATATATCAGCTTAAAATTCTTGTACTCTGGGTGTTATGAGTTGAAAAAGTGCGGAATCAAGCATAACGAACCAAAGTTCTTACACAAACTGTTTCTAGAAATGCACTGCATTGAAGTCCAACCTCCTGATGTAGCCTGGATAATAGGACAcattaatttgtcattttttttttcagtgttagcTTGCTATTCCAAAGTTTTTGTCCTCATCCACCATAAGCCGTgtaaaagacaaatacatttttgctgtaaaacaaataattttaattgtttaaatttaaacattcgaTTACACAGTCAAAATTGAAAGCAATTAAGCTGACAATTATTAAAGGCTAATTAGAAGCTAAAACCTAATtcagacagttttaaaaattacctgtCATCTTTGTAAGATTTGTATTCCTTGTAATCTTTTGgagttttttcctgctttcttgaCCCACTGGATTCCCTGGAGCCCTTGGAATCCCCCCgttctttacttctttcttttctccgaCGATCAATGTCATGCCGAAGATCAGCAGTATCACACCTTAATTTTTTATCTCCCTATAAAAGACAGATGCAAAATACAGATTTcagggaaaatacagaaaaaacatgTATTTAGCCAAATTTTATGCCAGTTTCTAAACTGACATTTtagtatcagaaaaaaaaggatgaCAAACTACTTCCATACTTAGTTTCTGTTTGAAAATGTACTTGTTTTTactaaacatttgtgtacacaaGTGCAGTGAGACTGGGAAACTTATCAAAAGCTAATTATCTTGAAAATGTCCTAAGTTTTGGTTCAAAGCAATCCATAATAAATTTTTGtacaataaaatgatataattatttttccactcAGCATTCCTCATTATCATCCTTCATCCTtccaaatagttttttaaatagtttaacaATGAGAGATTATAATCTATAGTTGTATAGCCATCTGCCTATAAAGTTAAGGGAGCCTAAAATAATGGTTTTCATTAGTTAAACCTCGTTATCATCAAGCTCTTTCCAAATAAGTTAACCAACCCAATAAAAACCGTTTAAAGTAAGAATTCTGTAATTTCCATAACATGCAAGTGGAATATCATTATGAAACCAATTGAAGTTGAACAAGGGTAGAAACAAAGCCAGAAACACATTATTCCCAATCCTGTACTCAGTATCTTGGGCCATATACTGCCCTTTCTCAATTCAGGTATTGCAACGGACATTAGTTTAACTGGGTCACAATTCACCTCCTTCTTGTTCCATTGCTTtttcaaatactatataatttaggaagatggaaagaggaatctaggaatgaagaaaaattacaCATCAGTAAGATGCTAATAATGTGGACATCCTTGCTAGTATTCAACAATAAGAAGTACTTACTCTGGGAAGTCTAGCTATAATATTCATAAGCATTCATAAACCTGAAAgtataaacatttctccaaatatcAACTACTCACCTATTTACTCCCAggataacaaagaaaaatccaatcaAAAGCAAAAACCCTATTCATCTAGGTAATACCAAGCCCACAAGTAACAAGCTAATGCAAGTGCAAGTAGTTTTAGGTTCCAaactatacacatatatttcacatTAACAGTTAATCATTCATTCAGACAAGaagatggattaaaaaacaatgtCATATCCTTTTGTCCATCCATCAGTAATCactattttttcccctccagatcAAAATCTGGTCTGCATAATGAAAGATGCAAAATACTCAATGTCAGAGCACAAGGACAGACTAAAttgttggaaaaacaaaaccaacactgAATCTAAGGTATTGAAAGTAAAGGCCAAAATTAGCATTCACTTCTCAGAATCTACTTTTCCAAGATCAATATGCCCCATGTaaagaaatcattttctaaactttaaatTCCATTATCTAATAAGTTAATAGGATGCCCTATTAAAAAATTTGTATACAACTGTTAATAAAAGCTTCTATTAATAGAAGTGCCAATGATTTCATAATAGCCCCATTGTTCAACAACTTTGCAAAAcaaatgttcttttcatttttctgatgaaaacCAACATCCAAAATgctaaatgttttccaaatatcaGAGACAGTATTTGGTGATGGTCAGAATTGGAACAAAGCAGTACTTACAAGTCACCTAACTCTTTTCTTGACCAGTTACTCCCTTTCTACCTTTCCCCACATTTCTACTAGACTTTTATGGTCTGTCATACGACTGGCCTACCTAGAAATGTCAATTTCGAATTATCAGACTGTATCAAGAGTCTCCCTAATGACTCAATTCCATCCACACAGAGCACCCTCCGGCCAGTCATTCATAGActcctaaatttaaaaacattcatccCCCAAAATCTACAATATTCTAATAGTGacatatagtttttatttcaaacattcaTTTGTAAATCAGTTCTTAGAATGCTGATTTCTTAGTCCAAATCAAAAATGTCCAATAGCATGGGGATTATTTCTTATTCTCTCTGTGAAGAACCTAAAGATATTAATTTAGGCACACATAAatcaaggaatatttattttggCTCATCCATTTCACCTCAAAACTTTATAGAAACCCTAACAATTTGTatcattgcttttataattttcttttatctacCCATTGTTTCTTTACCCTTCTTAGAACTAATTCCAtcctttcatttacatttttaaaaattactcttggTTTGGGGAGCATTACAGATCTTGCTCCCCGGTATACACTGTCAGTTCGGCTCAAATAAACACttataaaaagtcttaaaaaaaaaaaatcactcttaaaaagaaaaaaaaaaaatcactcttggTTACATACAGTGCCAGCTTAATTTCTTTTAGGAAAGAACACTATGTACGctaccataaatatatataatgtatttacaAGTTAAACATAGAAGATGTCTGTAAACATCTTGCCTAAACAAACTATGCTTGGCACAGTATCATTAACTAAGCTGAATTTCACATGAAAAAACTGTCCATTCAAAACATaccttttgattttcttctttaaaaactctTTCTTCCCCTGCTAAACGGGTATGCTTCCTCAGGGCACTTGGAGAGATGTCGATTCTCCTTCAtgtaaaataaagtctatttgtAGTCACATTAACTTAACGGTTCCCAAATATCCTCAGAATTGTCCATTTTTGTAAAGGAAATACTAAACATTTACATCTCTCCCAATCAACTAATTTAGCATAGTAAGATTATTAATCTAATTACTAATAgacaattaagaaataaaacaatttccattaaaaatgaattaaaatgcttAGACCAGATTTAATATACAAATGAAGCCTGACCTTTTAAAACAGACTTATTTTAATcgtcaaaaaaggaaaaacctgttttgattaaattgaatattattttgtcaATTATCATACATTATCATTGATGAAAACGCAAATAGGGTTGTTTATTCCTTAGAGTCTCCAATATTAAATATTCAGTCATTCTTCAGTTTTATTCTGTGCCTTTCCTTGCCATTTTACGTGTCAGTTCCAACTTCCCAGTGCTTCTTCAGCAATCACAGCCAAAACCACACCTAATGTGTATTAATAAGCTAGATCCTCCATAACCAATAATACTAATAGTCACCACCACCCTGCAAAATAAGCAGTTATCCTTATTTTGTAAATGGAAAAGTACTAATGTTCAGGATCAAATTACTTGTTCATCAAAATGTAAtgaagtgacagagccaggatgtgTACATACTTATCTGTTTCAATGTTCATGCTCTTTTCACGAAGAACAGTTCTACCTCTGaccaagcatttttattttacaaacttaCTGGAAGTAAATTAAATTCAAGTGTTACTCTGGGCATCCAACCCCCTCCCAAAAAACAAATGTGATAACTATTTAATTCCATACTGGGGAGTGTAAGAGTATTTTAAATTCTAACAATcagttttaaagaacaaaactgaaaattaagaaaaacaataaattacaaagTTTTCAAGactggaaatatatttattgaaggtATAAATCAGGAATAAAACCCAAAGTTCGTTTGTATCATGTTGACAGCATAGTTCTAATATAATCTTGTTTCAACAGTGTCTTCctatcaaaataacatttttatatgccCGTTCTATAGTACACATACCTGTGTATCTCGGGACTCTTTTGCCGGGTACTATGTTCTTCCGTGGCTTTCTGATATGAAGTGAACCTCTCGTTTAGGGTCACTGCAGCTGATTTGAAGTATTGCTCTGttgatttaggaaaaaaactgCCCAATTAGTTATCTTTACTTTAAGAGGGATTCTCATTTGTGACAGAAGGGCATGTagcaggtgaaaaaaaaataaaaatactcaagaaACCTAGCAGAAAAGAATCAAGTGTTACAAAGAGCTCTTACCCTGTCCCTTTCATAACTTTTCGTACCTCAACAAGTAACTGATACAAAGTTCCTCACAGGTCACTGTCAGTACTACATATAATCCAAGAACAATAAAGTTGAAAGTCTCTAAATCCATTTCAATAGTGCACTACTtcctcaaacaaaacaaaaacagtaatacGTGAATATCCTTGTACCTTGCCAATATGAACTAATGAAGTTACTTCAAGTAATTGtgtgcagaaaacaaaaaaatactgaagTAACTACACAGCTGGTTTAGTAAACTAACACAATTATTTCATCAAGAACTGCACTGACAAAAAAATTGGACTTAAGAAAAAAGCTGAATACTGCTATATTTCAAttggaaaatactttttcaaTCAATTATCAGTCACTATTACCCCAAAAATCTGGCATCTTGGCAAACCTGACAGCACATTTGATATTATTGCCTTGTCTTTCtttcaacaattttaaaattagtaatatcaacactgattaatttttaaatcagttcaagatatgctgtaaatgtaaaatagaaagacGTATCAAGTCATGATATATTACATTACGAATCAAGCTATCTGCTTAACAGGTCAACATACATCTGTGTCAACTTACCGCCCAATATCCAGCACATGTCTCATAACCAATCATTAAAACTTGAAACGGCCACTACAAGGGTAGTGCCTCAATCATAATTCCATGAAACCCAGGAATTTGAGCTAGCAACTCAGTTTTTATGCCATTTTTGCCAGGAAGACAGAAGATTCAACTTTGCCTGTATCTTTCAACAGCTATTTTACTTTGAAACATGGATTTTGCCATTTCAAAACATATTCCAGGACCTAgttacaatgaaaaagaaaacatcactgGGCATTTTCAGCTCTAAATTAAGTAAGAGCTGTTCAGATCGGTTGCACAATACCAATAATGAAACATAActacagttctttaaaaaaaaagaaaatgaaaaaggaaaatttttaccAAAACCTGATCTCAAAAGTCAGCAATATATTGTAAAATGTGGAGACAGgtcaaaaaaaggtgaaaaaagaaaaaaatgttaatgtttcatattttatgcaCCACAATAACATGGTCATAAACTGGTTCACTTAGTTATAGCCAAATAACAAAACTGTTTCTTTACCATGTTTAAATAATTACagtcaaaatagaaatttattactGTTCAATATCACGTGCATAAAGAATTGCTAGTGACAAGTTTCAGCTATTATAATGAGTTGTTCTCATGTCAaaagacaaacttttttttaaaaaatggcttttaaGACCAACAGCCATGGAGATTCCAGGGTAAGAACCTATTTTCATAAATAAGCTGCCttttaaacacaaaaacaaagtaacaaaaataaaactttatctaaTTGCCCAAAAAGTCATACCCTAAAACCTTTGAAAATTAGTAACTTTGAAACTAGAATTATATACTGGTGAAAACAGAACATCATTATTTTAGTTGAAATGAACACCCTTATCATCTTTAGGACCTAAAAAAATTTCACCATTATTATCCTAATTAGTCACTATTCGCGCAATCACTACTaatctacttttaaatttcttgaacttttttccagtttaaaaatcctaataattttttttctggtttatttatgtaaaaaagcTAAGTATTGTAACAAATTAAGTAACACAAAAACAAGACAGGAAATTAATATTGCTTTTCCACTGGTTTCAGgtttctttaaaagttgaaaagaaattCGTAATAGACAATATTCAATAACAATACTGCCTCACTTCCTTATAAATCTATGCCAAGAGTATATTGTCCTAAATCATACATCAAATACGGTATTAACGGCTCATTTCAAAAAGACTTTTACCATTAAATAAACCTACATCATGTTTTACCATGATATAAATTTTTAGGGTATATATTTTAACTCTaatatttcaatcattttttattaaatattttcatgtcttaATGCTAGCAAGACTGATTATCTTTCATGAaactcatttttctaaatttttaatggTGTCTATGTACACCTGCTAGCACTGGGGTACATTAAATATTAAACGtagttgtttgtttccttttatttgcaAGAGAAACTTAATTCACAACACTAAACATACCTTTAACATGATGAACCAAGGAGAcaatgtgttgaataaatgactctGAAGTGCTTTTGCTGGCCTGTGGCAACTTAATGTGGTCAAAGATGGATCGGAATTCTTGCTCCTTCTTGACAGAATGGACAAGTGTACTAGCTAGTAGCCTGTCTTTAGTCAAGGAAGCAGGTCTGGAACATATCggtacaaacacacatacaaacaaaatataCCATTGGTTTGAATACAAAAATGGGAAGTATGttcaaaaaataacaattaactGGATTACTAACCACCCACAGATTATTTACTGGGCATCATTGTGAAATTACCTGTTAGAATCATCAAGAGGAACAGGTGCCATTTTGAGTTTGACTTCAGGACGATGAGAATCACTGGCTATCATTTTGATCCTAAGTGGGCTCTCCTCTCTGAAGGTAGTCTTTTCTCGTGCATCCAGATTCTTGTGTAGAGGGGGACTGTAATCAAAGAGGTCTTTGAGCTTTTCAGACTTTACCTGCTCAGGTGACTGAGTTTCTTTCTTTACTGTTATTCTCTCAGAATTTTTGTCGTCTTCCTTGTGCTTATCTTTTGTAGTGCTAGGCCTTTCCACTACATAGCCAGTCTCtttcagtttataatttttttcttctctaaatccATCACTTTCTCTATTGCCTTTCAGTGAAACTTTGGACTTGTACTTGGGTCCTTCCTCCTCAGTATTCCGGTGAGATGTAGTAGCAAAACTTTTACCCTGATCTGCAAGGACCGACTTCCTGAACTGTCTATAATCCTCTGTCTCCTCTGTGTCATCCCCTTCTGAAtcattaaacttttgttttccagaCTCTTTATCACTAAAGTAATCTAGAGCTTCCTGATCATCCCATTCTCCCTCTGCCCTGCCTTTCTCGGATCCTTTCTCCTTTGGAGCCTCTTTATCCCTGGTATTACCCCTATCAAGCAGGAATACTCTAGACTCTTCATCTGTGAACCTGTGAATAAGCAAAGAAGAGGATGGTAACTTTGGATTGCATTCATTATGGGTAACTTGCATACTTAAATGTGTTGCCCAATACCACAGGACCagtagtaagagaaaaaaaaaaaaaaatactgaaaagtgctttttcagattctacttttaaaacatgaaaggTATCTCTACGGCACTTATGtactgagtttttaaatatatttatgtattagaCTTcctaaagtttaaaaagtaaagccaTTCTCAAAAACCTGTTCTATTCATAGTCCACAATTCTGCACTAACAAATCCAAATTTCCAGAGATTCTATAACACACAACACAGCTTGACTTTAATTTTTGAGGCTAAGAACCACTAGTAAACAATATActtatctattacaattccacttATGATTATATACAAACTTTCAGactatttcatttacttatcCATTAATATAAATAGGAGTTCTGAATCACAATAATCCATATATACTTTGCCATAGAAAATGATGATTTCTGGCATTAAGTAGAAACTATCAGTTcagtaagaaaattaattctAGATTGTACAGCACTGTACCATAATTAGCATGCTTGctctattttctcacttttaagtCAATCACCCTACATTAGCAACCAGTTTTCATTAAGCTTTTTTAGCAACActtgaaattagaatttaaacaaagtttaaaatgtcACTAAGAAATACCAGTATCTCTTCTATGATAAGGCAGATTTGTTAAAAATTGGCAGCTGGATTGTTTAAAATACCACACAAAAACACAGAATAGAACTGCATCATATACATAAGTCACATGATAATGGTGAAAAAGTAAGCTTTCAATGCTCTAACACAAAATTTAtctctaaaatgttatttttataacattttagtCATTAGTTATGCTTTATGCTACTAATCTTTCTGTTTACATTCTTCTGAACTGactgaaaatggataaaattaaaagGAGTATAAATCAGTTTCTATTAAAACACTTAATCTCCAAAGTTAACGATATGAGTAATAACAATGTGGAATTAACTTATAAAGAAGTCATGAGTAAAAACAGCTAAATACACACATCACAATGCAAGTTTAAGCCTTGTAAATCCAAACAGAATTCAAAGAATtaaagtattaatattatattctAAATTCTCTATTTCAGTTCTTACCTTTTAAGGAATTTTCCCGTCTTTGCAGTTTCCTGATCTCCACCATCAGGATAAAATGAGGAACGTCCCCTAGCCTCATCTCTTGGAGCATTCTGTGGTGTGATTGTCTTTGCAGGGCTTCTTCGTGAAGGGATGTGATGAATTGGACTATTCTGAGAAGGACTATACCGACTAGATCCATTTCCAACAGAACCAGACCCAGACCTTTCAGGACTATGCTGAATGGAATGTGAATGCTGAGAGGGGGTGTTTTTTGCAGAGTGGACTGTGCTGAGCATAGGGGCATCAGAGCAAGATGAACTCTGACTAGGCGGTGTAGCAATCGGTGAAGGACTATGGGGTGATCTGGGACTATTATCATAAGCTGAAAGACCAGGCCAAATATCACCCGATGTAGCTGATGATTTATTAAACTCATCAATGGATTCAGATGGGTCATGTTCAAATGTATCTTTCGGTTCctcctgtgatttatttttcaaaggactCTCTTCTTGGGGCTCCccttcagattttttggtttgtttttcctgaGACCCTCGTCTTTTAGAGACAGGAGATTTGCTATATGGGGATGAAGAACGAGAAGAGGATGATCTTGGAGACCTAGAGGATCTATATGACCGGCGAGATCTGCTTCGGGATCTTTGAGAAGAAACGGATCTTCTTTTTGGACTCCTGGAACGTGAACGACCTCGTCTAGGGCTCCTAGAGTGTCTTCTATTCCAGACAGGTCTATAGCCACCTCGATGATATCTACCTCCTCCACCTTGGTAATACCCTCTACCCCTTCCTCTGTACCCATAAGGTCGTCTCATTCCTCTATTATTTCTGTAATCTCGCCGATAATCTCTAGAATAAATACGATCTCTACTACGAGATCTTGAATACGTCCTGGAACGAGACCTagaactaaaaatgaaataaatatcaatgcaataaaaatgaactattcCGTCCTACAATTTTAAACACTTCTGGTTGAACATAACATGTAAATCAATTGTCAAAgctaaaaatgtacataaaaaaacCTCATGTGTACAAAAGTAAAAGTTTACTGTTTTCAATGAAGTCTCATTTCTAAGATAAATATTGAGAATAAATTAAAGGCCTTAGGAATGAATGAAGGCACAGAAAACGGGAAAAAAGACATATCCAACAGAACACACTAACAAACTATACTAAACTTATGCAAGCACTTAAAGTGATAGTGTAGAAGTATTTTTAACCGCACAGATGAATACtcatcagtgaaataatattggCCAAATGAATATATAATGCAGTTAGGCctagaaaaacaatacagaaaaaatcATAAACTAGCTTTAATTCTTAATGACATTACGgtcacttttattttcaacctgtagtttctattttttatgCTAAGTACGTATTACTATTCGAAGAAAGACAACaagagttaaatatttttaacaaaagaaaaacttaatgAAACCTCAATCAGAAAATAATAGGAAACtatgaaataatatacaaaagGTTGTTTACTGCCAATTAATTCTTATGTTATCCAATTCCTCTCTTAACATTATAGATAAACACAAAAAATCCACCATATAGTACACAGTACAGTAAGAATCTGAGATCTACAATCAGATTAGCTGGATTCTAATCTAAGCTCTGCATTTACTAGCTCACAACTTAGATAATTCTCACTTTCTCCAactctaaaatgaggataacaatagaTCCATCTGACAGGGttctttaagaataaaatatattaacttcAGATATAATAAGCACTCCACAATTAGCTGATAtgattatcatttaaaaaattaaaaccatgataaTTCACCTGTATCTCTTCTTTCTAGAATGTGACCTTGATCTTGATCGAGAACTAGATTGTGATCTAGACTTTGATCTTGAAGAGTGTGATCTAGAATTGGAGCGACCCATTTCTTTTCTCCTAGTCAAATGAGAGagcaaaaaagtttaaaaatcacaatacaaTTGAAAAAGTTTCACATTATGCAAATTTTCAGATACAAAttgaattttccaaaacaaaagttTCTCAAAGGACAATATTCATCCTTCTTTTCAAATGAGTACTAAGTCAGTCAATTATTCCTAactaaaactgtatttttcacCTGCATGAAAGGTACTGTATATACTGAAGACATAACAAGATTTCTATGTGCCTCAATCCAAAAAGGCAGCAGCCGCAGAAGTCAGAAAAAGCAATGATACCAGACTACAGCAGTATGTTCGATGTTATTCCATACCCAATACAAATGCCTACCTCTcctataaaaaaagataaataatatagaatattacagataaggaacctaaaacaaagaaaatataagtggCATAACACTAGAGAAAAATAGCCTACCAGACTGTCACCAGAAATGCTTTATGGCCTTGAAGTGGGACTCAACTGACCACTCCAAGAATGCAATACTACTTGGAATGGTGGGTAGTCTCCTAGTAGAATAAGGTCACTAAGTTTCTGAACAGCTGTGGCTCTGCTCTCAATAGTCATGGGTGCAGAATAAAAATGGACCAATGTgacaatgcctagtccaccctgtAGCTTTTGGGtaagatgaagaaaaaggataaaagataaagaaactggaGATTGCTATAAGAAAGAGATACTGGAGCAACAAGAGAATTGGGCACCAGTATTCTAACTTTTCTAAACACTATTTAGTATCTAATGCAATAATCAAACCTCACTGGATACAGAAATCAGTAACAGTACTAATTAACTTATAAGATCCACTCttcacaaaattatatatatccCAAGTTTATCTCctataattatttccaaatgtCACTTATGACTCAAAATTAGTAATCACCTCTATAAAACCAACTCACTAAATAGCATACTATATATTCAAACCATTTCTCCtacaaccaaatatttttttaattttatctacttTGCTCAGTATTATGAAATAGTATCTCTAAGATGAACTGAATTATAGAAGAGATGATAATATCTGCATACTTCCTCACCAAAAATTACAAATGACAGATTCAAGTTTTCAgacaaatgtttcaaaataaaacataactatCCTCAAGTAGACAAAATCAGCTTTGTCTTCTCTCACACTTAAAtctaagaaatacataaaaacagtATGTTCCTCAGAGTTGCAGTGAGGACTAAATAAGTTGACGTATGTAATACACTTAATACAAGGGTTAGCATGTAATAAGCTATCAACTTTAACTACCTTAACACCAACATAAGGGGGGAAAAGACAATTTGTGGGATGCCTCTTGCATACATAAGGGAAGGTGAATTAAACAAGCAGGATTATTTTGCCTTGCTTTATTTTAAGTAGCTTTGTGTGTTCCGAGTCTTTAAATAGATGTGTTTAATGAAGTAGAAGCAAACACAACTTAGAAGCAGGAGAGATTAAGAATCTTTTTCCTAAACCTAACTTTTAAAATCTGGCTTACTTCACACAAgccaccaaaacaaaaaaaaacaaaaaatcttcagaCCACATCACTTTTAATCATTCAGTCAGAATCATGAGTTTAACAGAAGTCACATTTTCTCAAATAAGCCaacactgaaaactagaaaactgaAAGGTATTTACCTTGGGTTTTATGCAGGATCAAGCAGTCAAGTGAAGTCTTTGAGATACTGTAAAATTCTTCCTGGAGACAATGTTCTGAGAAACTAAACTCTAAATTCAAATtcctggcaaaaataaaaaatatgagtttgATTTATGGTAAATTAAATATCTATTGTTTACAATGCTTTATACTCAGCATTGCAATAAACTCTTAATAAAGGCACTAATGATTTCAGGGAAGGGGAAACTGATTTAGGAAATAAACTTTTAACCATAAAAGCTCAAAGAACTTAACTGTTGATTTTAATCAGAATAAAACAGTGCATCATGAAACTGAGGGCAGCTTTATGTTTGAATTTAAATACTTGAATTCTAATTTCAACAATGAGGACTTTTGTACAAAACATAGGCTATGCTGTCATCCTATCAGAAAATTCCAAAGTGGCTAACCTAATGCCATACTGGTATATCAAAACATGGCCTATCTGTAATTAGTATTTATAACACTATAGTTTATAACTTatctaa of Rhinolophus sinicus isolate RSC01 linkage group LG05, ASM3656204v1, whole genome shotgun sequence contains these proteins:
- the BCLAF1 gene encoding bcl-2-associated transcription factor 1 isoform X2 — its product is MGRSNSRSHSSRSKSRSQSSSRSRSRSHSRKKRYRSRSRTYSRSRSRDRIYSRDYRRDYRNNRGMRRPYGYRGRGRGYYQGGGGRYHRGGYRPVWNRRHSRSPRRGRSRSRSPKRRSVSSQRSRSRSRRSYRSSRSPRSSSSRSSSPYSKSPVSKRRGSQEKQTKKSEGEPQEESPLKNKSQEEPKDTFEHDPSESIDEFNKSSATSGDIWPGLSAYDNSPRSPHSPSPIATPPSQSSSCSDAPMLSTVHSAKNTPSQHSHSIQHSPERSGSGSVGNGSSRYSPSQNSPIHHIPSRRSPAKTITPQNAPRDEARGRSSFYPDGGDQETAKTGKFLKRFTDEESRVFLLDRGNTRDKEAPKEKGSEKGRAEGEWDDQEALDYFSDKESGKQKFNDSEGDDTEETEDYRQFRKSVLADQGKSFATTSHRNTEEEGPKYKSKVSLKGNRESDGFREEKNYKLKETGYVVERPSTTKDKHKEDDKNSERITVKKETQSPEQVKSEKLKDLFDYSPPLHKNLDAREKTTFREESPLRIKMIASDSHRPEVKLKMAPVPLDDSNRPASLTKDRLLASTLVHSVKKEQEFRSIFDHIKLPQASKSTSESFIQHIVSLVHHVKEQYFKSAAVTLNERFTSYQKATEEHSTRQKSPEIHRRIDISPSALRKHTRLAGEERVFKEENQKGDKKLRCDTADLRHDIDRRRKERSKERGDSKGSRESSGSRKQEKTPKDYKEYKSYKDDSKHKSREQDHSRSSSSSASPSSPSSREEKESKKEREEEFKTHHELKEYSGFAGVSRPRGTFFRIRGRGRARGVFAGTNTGPNNSNTTFQKRPKEEEWDPEYTPKSKKYFLHDDRDDGVDYWAKRGRGRGTFQRGRGRFNFKKSGSSPKWTHDKYQGDGIVEDEEETMENNEEKKDRRKEEKE
- the BCLAF1 gene encoding bcl-2-associated transcription factor 1 isoform X1 translates to MGRSNSRSHSSRSKSRSQSSSRSRSRSHSRKKRYSSRSRSRTYSRSRSRDRIYSRDYRRDYRNNRGMRRPYGYRGRGRGYYQGGGGRYHRGGYRPVWNRRHSRSPRRGRSRSRSPKRRSVSSQRSRSRSRRSYRSSRSPRSSSSRSSSPYSKSPVSKRRGSQEKQTKKSEGEPQEESPLKNKSQEEPKDTFEHDPSESIDEFNKSSATSGDIWPGLSAYDNSPRSPHSPSPIATPPSQSSSCSDAPMLSTVHSAKNTPSQHSHSIQHSPERSGSGSVGNGSSRYSPSQNSPIHHIPSRRSPAKTITPQNAPRDEARGRSSFYPDGGDQETAKTGKFLKRFTDEESRVFLLDRGNTRDKEAPKEKGSEKGRAEGEWDDQEALDYFSDKESGKQKFNDSEGDDTEETEDYRQFRKSVLADQGKSFATTSHRNTEEEGPKYKSKVSLKGNRESDGFREEKNYKLKETGYVVERPSTTKDKHKEDDKNSERITVKKETQSPEQVKSEKLKDLFDYSPPLHKNLDAREKTTFREESPLRIKMIASDSHRPEVKLKMAPVPLDDSNRPASLTKDRLLASTLVHSVKKEQEFRSIFDHIKLPQASKSTSESFIQHIVSLVHHVKEQYFKSAAVTLNERFTSYQKATEEHSTRQKSPEIHRRIDISPSALRKHTRLAGEERVFKEENQKGDKKLRCDTADLRHDIDRRRKERSKERGDSKGSRESSGSRKQEKTPKDYKEYKSYKDDSKHKSREQDHSRSSSSSASPSSPSSREEKESKKEREEEFKTHHELKEYSGFAGVSRPRGTFFRIRGRGRARGVFAGTNTGPNNSNTTFQKRPKEEEWDPEYTPKSKKYFLHDDRDDGVDYWAKRGRGRGTFQRGRGRFNFKKSGSSPKWTHDKYQGDGIVEDEEETMENNEEKKDRRKEEKE